A genome region from Rhodopseudomonas boonkerdii includes the following:
- a CDS encoding MerR family transcriptional regulator gives MKIEELAATTDVSVRQIRFLIAEGFVPSPQGGRTYATYGDPHVRAIRRFQRMKSLGFPNAAIRLLMNAREGVPVPVADGVTLVVAPDIIGNSLEAERLGELAKIRLTEVLTQNVSKRRRRAAAHGARG, from the coding sequence ATGAAGATTGAAGAACTCGCTGCAACGACGGACGTCAGCGTCCGACAGATCCGTTTCCTGATCGCAGAGGGCTTCGTGCCGTCGCCTCAGGGAGGACGCACCTACGCAACCTACGGCGATCCGCATGTGCGCGCGATCCGTCGCTTCCAGCGCATGAAATCACTGGGGTTTCCGAATGCGGCTATCCGATTGTTGATGAATGCTCGGGAAGGCGTGCCGGTGCCCGTCGCGGATGGCGTGACGTTGGTGGTTGCGCCGGACATCATCGGTAACAGCCTGGAAGCGGAACGTCTTGGCGAACTTGCCAAGATACGCCTGACCGAGGTGTTGACGCAGAACGTCTCGAAACGACGTCGGCGTGCGGCCGCACATGGCGCGAGGGGATAG